Genomic segment of Longimicrobiaceae bacterium:
GCCGTCTGCAGGTCGCGCCCGAACGGCTTCTCTACGACCACCCGAGTCCAGCACTTGTCCGCCGGGTTGCAGACGAGCCCCGCGCGGCCCAGGCCTTCGGAGACGACGGGGACCACGGTGGGCGGCACGGCCATGTAGTACAGGCGGTTGCCCGCGGTGCCGGCCTCGCGGTCCAGCGTGTCCAGCTTCTGCTTGAGCGCCAGGAACCCTGCGGGGTCCTCGAACACGGAGCCCACGTAGAACATCTTCGCCGCGAAGTCCTTCCACAGCGCCTCGTCCGGCGGGTGGCCGAACTCCACCAGCGAGTCGTGCATGCGCGTGCGGAACTCGTCTTCGGTCATCGTCTCGCGCGCGAAGCCGACCAGCGCGAAGCCGTCCGGCAGCAGCCCCTGGCGGAAGAGGCGGAAGACCGAGTGCACGAGCATGCGCCGCGTGAGGTCGCCCGTGGCGCCGAAGATGACCAGGGCCAGCGGCGTGGGCACGCGATGGGTGCGCATGCGGGTCACCAGCGGCTTGTCGCTCTTGGCGTCGGCGGGCCCGGCGGGGGCCGGCACGCCCATGGCGGCCGGCTCCATGACGGTCATCATCTACGCCTTCTCCCCGCCCTCGGGCGCGGCCGTGGCCACGGCGTGGCCGCCGAACTGGTTGCGCAGCGCGGCGATGACCTGGGCCCCGTACGACTCGTCCTGCCGCGACGCGAAGCGCTGCAGCAGCGACAGGGTGATGACGGGCGCGGGCACGCTCAGCTCGATGGCCGTCTCCACCGTCCACCGCCCCTCGCCGGAGTCGGCGACCCAGCCCTTGATGCGCTCCAGGTCCTGCCCCTCGGCCTTGTACGCCAGCTCCAGCAGCTCCAGCAGCCACGAGCGCACCACGCTGCCCTGGTTCCACAGGTGCGAGATGGCCTTCAGGTTCAGCGGATAGTCCGACGCGTGCAGGATCTCGAAGCCCTCTGCGTACGCCTGGAGCAGGCCGTACTCGATGCCGTTGTGCACCATCTTCGTGAAGTGGCCGGCGCCGCCGGGGCCCACGTGCAGGTAGCCGTCGGGCGGGGCGAGCGTGGTGAAGACGGGCTCGCACAGCTTCACGGCCGCGTCTTCGCCGCCCACCATCAGGCAGTAGCCCACCTTCAGGCCCCACACGCCGCCGCTCGTGCCCGCGTCCACCAGGCGGATGCCGCGCTGGGCCAGCTCGGCGCCGCGGCGCTTGGTGTCCTTGTAGTTGCTGTTGCCGCCGTCGATCAGCACGTCGCCTTCCTGCATCATCGCGGCGAGCTGCTGAAGCGTGCTCTCCGTGGGTCCGCCCGCCGGCACCATCACCCAGATCACGCGCGGCGCCTGGAGCGACTGCACCATCTCCTGCAGCGAGCCCACTCCGCTGGCGCCCTCTGCCGAGCCGACCTTCTTCACGACTTCCGGGTCCAGGTCGAACACCGTCACATGGTGGCCGCCGCCCAGCAGGCGCTCCACCATGTTGCCGCCCATCTTCCCCAGGCCCACCATTCCGAGCTGCATCGGTCTCTCCTCCGTTCCCCGGGATCACGCGCCACGCCGCCGGCCAAAGCCGCCGGGCGATGCAACAACGTGGCCCGTGGCGCGGGTAGCGACAAGCCCGGAGAGGCGTTTCGGAAGATGCGGAACGGATCGGTCCGGGCTCGCGGCACGCTCGTTACGATAGCCCGTACGGGCCCGCGCAGAAGTGCGCCAGCGCTTCCGTAGATGGGCGGCGGGCGGCATCTTGATCCACGCCTCGGAGCCAGCCGGACGACCGGAACGGCGATGGGCCGCAGGAGATCGAGCGTGCGCTGATGGATAGCCGGTCCGCGGCTTGGCGGAGATCGAGGTCCACCGAAGCTCGTTCCAGGGCGAGGAGCTCCTCGCCGACCCACGCTGCACCGACA
This window contains:
- the gnd gene encoding decarboxylating 6-phosphogluconate dehydrogenase, translating into MQLGMVGLGKMGGNMVERLLGGGHHVTVFDLDPEVVKKVGSAEGASGVGSLQEMVQSLQAPRVIWVMVPAGGPTESTLQQLAAMMQEGDVLIDGGNSNYKDTKRRGAELAQRGIRLVDAGTSGGVWGLKVGYCLMVGGEDAAVKLCEPVFTTLAPPDGYLHVGPGGAGHFTKMVHNGIEYGLLQAYAEGFEILHASDYPLNLKAISHLWNQGSVVRSWLLELLELAYKAEGQDLERIKGWVADSGEGRWTVETAIELSVPAPVITLSLLQRFASRQDESYGAQVIAALRNQFGGHAVATAAPEGGEKA